In the Devosia sp. SL43 genome, one interval contains:
- a CDS encoding LacI family DNA-binding transcriptional regulator, producing the protein MVRDPSRKVGIKDVAGAADVAVSTVSHVLNGTAPISAEVRDRVLNAANALGYLARRREKASIAVLRSVLLAVPSDTLPHNEHNLFSWTLLSALTRECERRAIRVVPLEIDKPVVSGARVVEMARAADVDGILLLSEDRSDLLQEIAASRIPAVLMNGEDQEMQVDSVTPGNRFGARYATNWLIGQGHRNIMHLSWEGRSTVRRRRDGFLDAFRVNGLSLDTAHVHLAEGYLPELGGRAIESWLDRHNGLGGITAIFCAADNLALGVMAALGRAGIRMPQDVSIVGFDGVAIGEFTSPALTTVSVPLEHMGPAALHLLEQRIVNASLNPPAHRLELGCRLTIRSSARMIG; encoded by the coding sequence GTGGTGCGCGACCCGAGCCGCAAAGTAGGGATCAAGGACGTCGCCGGGGCAGCCGATGTCGCCGTGTCGACAGTGTCCCACGTTCTCAACGGCACCGCGCCAATCTCGGCCGAAGTGCGCGATCGGGTCCTCAACGCAGCCAATGCCCTGGGCTACCTAGCGCGGCGGCGGGAAAAGGCCAGCATCGCCGTGCTGCGCTCAGTGCTGCTGGCGGTGCCCAGCGATACCCTGCCGCACAATGAGCACAACCTCTTTTCCTGGACGCTGCTCAGTGCCCTGACACGGGAATGCGAGCGCCGGGCCATTCGTGTCGTCCCCCTTGAGATCGACAAGCCGGTCGTGAGTGGCGCCCGCGTGGTGGAGATGGCCCGGGCGGCGGATGTGGACGGGATTCTCCTGCTGAGTGAAGATCGGTCCGACCTGCTGCAGGAGATTGCCGCCTCGCGCATTCCGGCCGTGCTGATGAATGGCGAAGATCAGGAGATGCAGGTCGACAGCGTCACGCCGGGCAACCGCTTTGGCGCCCGCTATGCCACCAACTGGCTGATCGGCCAGGGCCACCGCAATATCATGCATCTGAGTTGGGAAGGCCGCTCCACGGTGCGCCGCCGCCGCGACGGTTTTCTTGATGCCTTCCGGGTCAACGGCCTGTCACTCGACACCGCACATGTCCATCTAGCCGAGGGCTACCTGCCCGAATTGGGTGGCCGCGCTATAGAGAGCTGGCTGGACCGCCATAATGGGTTGGGGGGCATCACGGCCATTTTTTGTGCTGCCGATAACCTGGCGCTGGGCGTGATGGCTGCCCTGGGCAGAGCCGGCATCAGGATGCCGCAGGACGTGTCCATCGTCGGCTTTGACGGCGTAGCGATCGGTGAGTTTACCTCCCCGGCCTTGACCACAGTCAGCGTGCCGCTCGAACATATGGGGCCTGCGGCTCTGCATCTGCTTGAGCAGCGCATCGTCAACGCGTCACTGAACCCTCCAGCGCATCGCCTCGAACTGGGATGCCGGCTCACCATCCGAAGCAGCGCCCGCATGATCGGCTGA
- a CDS encoding ROK family protein produces the protein MTGEPLQRPALSQRVGLSKLAVSELLASLEKLGMVKVEGQLGGAPGRSQLSYALQADAALVLGFDIGGTKVAGAIADLRGEVLAELTEPTAQTGATDLIAQLARMADALCRTASIPRFRLRTAAVGVPAAVHPLTADLSLAGNLPGLEGGNLLAGLQDALRVDILIDNDVNLALLAEVGQDGAPDRQNAAFIALGTGIGGALMINGQLLRGAHGGAGEVGYMPLWRIDAPGIPSLEEQVGETGIRHAYVAAGGDPTHTVRDIFTAAEAGSASALWVLDQAAEHVARAVLALLALLDPDLVVFGGSIGARPEFIQRVSSLVASTWLRPVSIVRSRSGSRAGLLGALKLARGQLLDDLFGALPSR, from the coding sequence ATGACCGGCGAACCCCTGCAACGTCCGGCACTGTCGCAGCGGGTAGGCCTGTCGAAACTGGCGGTGTCCGAATTGTTGGCAAGTCTCGAGAAGCTCGGCATGGTCAAGGTCGAGGGGCAGCTCGGCGGGGCACCGGGACGCTCGCAGCTGTCCTACGCGCTACAGGCGGACGCTGCGCTGGTACTTGGGTTCGACATTGGCGGCACCAAGGTCGCCGGGGCCATTGCCGACCTGCGCGGCGAGGTGCTTGCCGAACTGACCGAGCCCACCGCCCAAACCGGCGCGACGGACTTGATCGCGCAGCTTGCCCGCATGGCGGACGCGCTGTGCCGGACGGCCAGCATCCCCCGGTTCCGGCTACGCACCGCGGCGGTTGGCGTCCCGGCCGCCGTGCATCCCCTCACAGCCGATCTGAGCCTGGCGGGCAATCTGCCAGGGCTGGAAGGCGGCAACCTCCTGGCAGGCCTGCAAGACGCCCTGCGCGTCGACATACTGATCGACAATGACGTCAATCTCGCTCTGTTGGCAGAAGTCGGGCAGGACGGCGCTCCCGATCGGCAGAATGCGGCATTCATTGCCCTCGGGACCGGTATAGGGGGAGCGCTGATGATCAACGGCCAGCTGCTGCGCGGCGCCCATGGCGGCGCAGGCGAAGTTGGTTATATGCCGCTCTGGCGGATCGATGCACCGGGCATCCCATCGCTGGAAGAGCAAGTGGGAGAGACGGGCATCCGGCACGCCTATGTCGCTGCGGGCGGGGACCCCACTCATACGGTGCGCGACATCTTCACGGCCGCCGAGGCTGGCTCAGCGAGCGCATTGTGGGTCCTGGATCAGGCGGCGGAGCATGTGGCGCGTGCCGTTCTGGCGCTCCTGGCATTGCTCGATCCTGATCTCGTCGTGTTCGGTGGCAGCATCGGGGCGCGGCCCGAATTCATCCAGCGTGTCTCAAGCCTGGTCGCCTCCACCTGGCTGAGGCCGGTCAGTATCGTGCGCAGCCGCAGCGGGAGCCGTGCTGGCCTGCTTGGCGCGCTGAAGCTGGCACGCGGCCAGCTGCTCGATGACCTGTTCGGCGCGCTGCCCTCGCGCTGA
- a CDS encoding ABC transporter substrate-binding protein codes for MSANKWITRLALAAMSVTALAGSAWAFQEAPMLTEMVEAGSLPAVDERLPTKPTVVNALTVGEYGGTWRRAFNGPGDRWGPTKLMEERVLKWAADENGGAVLVPGYIESYSVNEDSSAFTFTLLEGLKWSDGVPVTTEDVRFWYEDIFLNADIVPNIDATFAPGGKPMEIEIADERTFTVKFGQPYVYFLQILAKDSTGEPSLDRPSFLFPKHYLSQFNNKYASEEELAAAAAQFNVAGWIDLWGSKGAATAWWLNPDLPVLTAWKVETPPPADTVVMVRNPYYYAVDQEGNQLPYIDRIEHRLFQDPETLNLMIAQGELDMQDRHLSLANYTFYKENEERGGYQIVTWKDSNIWSLVPNMTTKDEVLKVLFENEAVRQALSVAIDRDLIIELTQSGLSKPIQAAPVSGSQYYDEALSTHWTEYDPDLANELLDGAGLTERDDQGFRLRSDGQRLSIVVEANDPSQAKTLELLTENYAEVGIEMLPRVIDRTQWDNNRANNDFQMQWMPYDRMTYVPADPRRLMGSDSFGNEYYKWYSTGGTSGIEPSADNALRDIFDLWDQASQAASVDVADGHVQEMAEIFANQGWVIGVYGEGPVVNVVSNQMQNVQPDLVQDDIFRGVGMARTQQFWLDQN; via the coding sequence ATGAGTGCCAACAAGTGGATCACGCGCCTGGCGCTTGCGGCCATGTCGGTGACGGCGCTGGCCGGCTCGGCCTGGGCATTCCAGGAAGCGCCGATGCTGACCGAAATGGTCGAGGCGGGCTCCCTGCCTGCTGTTGACGAGCGCTTGCCGACCAAGCCAACCGTCGTCAATGCGCTGACCGTCGGCGAATACGGCGGCACCTGGCGCCGTGCCTTCAACGGTCCGGGCGACCGCTGGGGTCCGACCAAGCTGATGGAAGAGCGCGTGCTCAAATGGGCCGCCGACGAGAATGGCGGCGCAGTGCTGGTGCCGGGCTATATCGAAAGCTATTCAGTCAACGAAGACTCCTCGGCATTCACCTTCACCCTTCTCGAAGGGCTCAAGTGGTCAGATGGCGTGCCGGTTACCACCGAGGACGTGCGCTTCTGGTACGAGGACATCTTCCTCAACGCCGACATCGTGCCCAATATCGACGCGACTTTCGCGCCGGGCGGCAAGCCAATGGAAATTGAGATCGCCGACGAACGCACCTTCACCGTGAAGTTCGGCCAGCCCTATGTCTACTTCCTGCAGATTCTGGCCAAGGACTCCACCGGCGAGCCCAGCCTGGACCGCCCGAGCTTCCTGTTTCCCAAGCACTATCTCAGCCAGTTCAACAACAAGTATGCCAGTGAGGAGGAGCTCGCCGCAGCTGCGGCTCAGTTCAACGTTGCGGGCTGGATCGACCTGTGGGGCTCCAAGGGCGCCGCGACGGCCTGGTGGCTCAACCCCGATCTGCCGGTGCTGACCGCCTGGAAGGTCGAGACCCCACCGCCCGCCGATACCGTGGTGATGGTCCGCAACCCCTACTATTACGCTGTCGACCAGGAAGGGAACCAGCTTCCCTATATCGATCGCATCGAGCACCGCCTGTTCCAGGATCCCGAAACGCTCAACCTGATGATCGCCCAGGGCGAACTGGACATGCAGGATCGCCACCTGAGCCTGGCAAACTACACCTTCTACAAGGAAAACGAGGAGCGTGGCGGCTACCAAATCGTCACCTGGAAAGACTCCAATATCTGGTCTCTCGTGCCCAACATGACGACCAAGGACGAGGTGCTGAAGGTCCTGTTCGAGAATGAAGCCGTTCGACAGGCCCTCTCGGTGGCGATCGACCGCGACTTGATCATCGAGCTGACCCAGTCTGGCCTGTCCAAGCCCATCCAGGCTGCGCCGGTTTCGGGGTCGCAATACTACGACGAGGCACTGTCCACCCACTGGACTGAATATGATCCGGACCTTGCCAACGAACTGCTCGATGGGGCCGGCCTGACCGAGCGTGACGATCAGGGTTTCCGCCTTCGTTCGGACGGCCAGCGCCTGAGCATCGTCGTCGAGGCCAATGATCCATCCCAGGCCAAGACGCTGGAATTGCTGACCGAGAACTATGCCGAGGTCGGTATCGAGATGCTGCCACGCGTCATCGATCGGACCCAGTGGGACAATAACCGCGCCAACAACGACTTCCAGATGCAGTGGATGCCCTATGACCGCATGACCTATGTCCCGGCCGATCCGCGGCGCCTGATGGGTTCGGACAGCTTCGGCAACGAATACTACAAGTGGTACTCCACCGGCGGGACCTCGGGCATCGAGCCCAGCGCTGACAATGCGCTGCGCGACATCTTCGATCTGTGGGATCAGGCTTCCCAGGCCGCCTCTGTGGACGTGGCCGATGGCCATGTGCAGGAAATGGCGGAGATCTTCGCCAATCAAGGCTGGGTAATCGGCGTCTACGGCGAAGGCCCGGTGGTCAACGTCGTGTCCAACCAGATGCAGAACGTGCAGCCCGATCTCGTGCAGGATGATATCTTCCGCGGCGTGGGTATGGCCCGCACCCAACAGTTCTGGCTCGACCAGAACTGA
- a CDS encoding heavy metal translocating P-type ATPase, which yields MKGPSVTEPVKTRYRVGGMDCAACAAKIETAVSRIPGVSEVGASFTAGTLNVVHDAVPFAAIQRAVKSLGYSLAPDGAAAPAATDRHDHAIHDHRDGDEHAGGESHFQLGDGPWWKTRKAVLTLACGLALIAAYLIGRVLPEIGHWAFLAALLVGLVPVARRAVAGTMSGTPFSIETLMTIASVGAVIIGATEEAATVVLLFLVGELLEGVAASRARASIKGLADLVPKTALLVEGDKTSEVPAAGLALNAIIMVRPGDRIPADGDIVEGQSAIDESPVTGESVPKTKRVGDQVFAGTINTDTVLKVRVTATASDNTIARVVRLVEEAQESKAPTARFIDRFSTYYTPGVLVAGALVAVVPPLLLSGSWDEWIYKGLAILLIGCPCALVISTPAAIAAALSAGARRGLLLKGGAVLEGLRAITMVALDKTGTLTEGKPQVTDIVGIGRSESKVLSLAAALEIGSSHPLAVAVLARAKTDKAAVPPAASAKAIAGKGVSGKVGGEEVFLASPGAAAERATITPELQATIDGFNDAGKTVSVLVVGGEIAGIFAIRDEPREDALAGITALKAAGIGIVMLTGDNERTARAIGSTLGIDVHAGLLPEDKQRIVRELQAQGQVVAKVGDGINDAPALAAADIGIAMGGGTDVALETADAAVLHGRVLDIAEMIELSKATMGNIWQNIAVSLGLKAIFLATTIIGVTGLWPAILADTGATVLVTLNAMRLLAWRPGRK from the coding sequence ATGAAAGGACCGAGCGTGACGGAGCCAGTCAAGACAAGATACCGCGTGGGCGGCATGGACTGCGCAGCCTGCGCCGCAAAGATCGAAACGGCCGTTAGCCGCATCCCGGGCGTCTCCGAGGTCGGCGCGAGCTTCACTGCCGGGACGCTAAACGTGGTTCACGATGCAGTGCCGTTCGCCGCGATCCAAAGGGCGGTCAAGTCGCTGGGCTATAGTCTGGCGCCGGATGGTGCGGCGGCGCCCGCCGCGACGGACCGGCATGATCATGCAATTCATGATCATCGTGACGGAGATGAGCATGCGGGCGGGGAGAGCCATTTCCAGCTGGGTGACGGCCCATGGTGGAAGACGCGCAAGGCCGTACTGACGCTGGCATGTGGCCTGGCTCTGATTGCTGCCTATCTCATCGGTCGCGTGCTGCCCGAGATCGGGCATTGGGCGTTTCTCGCGGCCCTTTTGGTTGGCCTCGTACCAGTCGCCCGGCGCGCGGTGGCCGGTACGATGTCGGGAACGCCGTTTTCGATCGAGACCCTGATGACTATCGCCTCGGTCGGCGCCGTCATTATCGGCGCCACCGAAGAAGCTGCCACAGTGGTGCTGCTGTTCCTCGTTGGCGAACTTCTGGAAGGCGTCGCCGCGAGCCGGGCCCGCGCAAGCATCAAGGGGCTGGCCGATCTCGTGCCCAAGACAGCGCTGCTGGTCGAGGGCGATAAGACAAGCGAAGTGCCGGCGGCCGGCCTCGCCTTGAACGCCATCATCATGGTGCGCCCAGGAGATCGCATCCCGGCCGATGGAGATATCGTGGAAGGTCAGAGCGCCATCGATGAGTCTCCCGTGACCGGCGAGAGCGTGCCCAAGACCAAGCGGGTGGGGGACCAGGTGTTCGCCGGAACCATCAATACCGACACTGTTCTGAAGGTCCGGGTGACCGCGACCGCTAGTGACAACACAATCGCCCGCGTGGTGCGGCTGGTGGAGGAGGCGCAGGAGAGCAAGGCGCCGACGGCGCGGTTCATCGACAGGTTTTCGACCTACTATACGCCCGGCGTGCTAGTGGCCGGCGCCCTGGTGGCGGTAGTGCCGCCGTTGCTGTTGAGTGGGTCATGGGACGAATGGATCTATAAAGGGCTCGCCATCCTGCTCATCGGCTGTCCGTGCGCGTTGGTGATATCCACGCCGGCCGCCATTGCTGCAGCCCTGTCGGCAGGCGCCCGCCGCGGACTGTTGCTCAAGGGCGGGGCGGTGCTCGAAGGCCTGCGTGCGATCACCATGGTGGCTCTGGACAAGACCGGGACGCTTACCGAGGGCAAGCCGCAGGTCACCGATATCGTCGGCATCGGCAGAAGTGAGAGCAAAGTGCTGTCATTGGCAGCGGCGCTGGAAATCGGATCGAGCCATCCGCTGGCGGTCGCCGTCCTGGCCAGGGCCAAGACCGACAAAGCAGCTGTGCCACCTGCCGCAAGCGCCAAGGCAATCGCCGGCAAGGGGGTTTCCGGCAAGGTGGGTGGTGAGGAGGTGTTCCTCGCCTCGCCCGGCGCGGCGGCCGAGCGGGCGACGATCACGCCCGAGCTGCAGGCGACGATCGATGGGTTCAACGACGCCGGCAAGACCGTCTCGGTGCTTGTCGTGGGTGGCGAGATCGCGGGGATCTTCGCCATTCGTGACGAACCTCGGGAAGATGCATTGGCCGGCATTACGGCCCTCAAGGCTGCCGGGATCGGGATTGTCATGCTGACGGGCGACAATGAGCGGACGGCCAGGGCCATTGGCTCGACGCTGGGCATCGACGTCCATGCCGGCCTTCTGCCGGAGGACAAGCAGCGTATCGTTCGCGAGTTGCAGGCTCAGGGCCAGGTCGTGGCCAAGGTCGGCGACGGCATCAATGATGCGCCTGCGCTGGCGGCAGCCGACATCGGCATCGCGATGGGTGGCGGCACCGATGTGGCGCTCGAAACGGCCGATGCGGCAGTACTACATGGCCGCGTGCTCGACATTGCCGAGATGATAGAGCTGTCCAAGGCGACCATGGGCAATATCTGGCAGAATATCGCCGTATCGCTGGGACTGAAGGCGATCTTCCTCGCTACCACCATTATCGGCGTTACCGGACTGTGGCCGGCAATCCTTGCCGATACTGGGGCCACCGTGCTGGTGACACTCAACGCCATGCGACTGCTGGCATGGCGGCCGGGCCGCAAATAG
- a CDS encoding alpha-mannosidase, with the protein MPRIAKLDRLLAVLRERVFLPSGTFVPLRYRPAGNDERSSVVRQGQDDWSAVDDSLVWGEPDGYYWFGGQVTIPESLAGQSVFCRVHAQFGSVMGRSDPQLLVRINGRIAQGGDGNHREFRLAAAAQPGQQYDILVEAGTIENRRQLGFAIELVQHDRLAETVYYDLKVPLDVARLLKADDARRARLLRHIDEAIDLIDFRPGHPERFSASLREAQARADALYAEADADAMPEIVATGHTHIDVAWLWRVRETRQKMARSMANALALMDEYDDYRFMYNQGVLLDYLEQDYPELFERIGGQVEAGRFEIEGALWLEPDVVIASGESLVRHITKGVRYHQSKFGVTPHIVWLPDTFGYTAALPQLMALSGLDMFITHKMSWNDTNRMPHEIFFWQGLDGTRVPAYFLTTQRYESDSINTTYCPDLVPSHVMGTWKRFSQQGLHDELFLVYGHGDGGGGPTRGMLENVRRMERGIPGCPKIKHEPMGPYFRRLADRMQREPEAFPSWVGELYLEYHRGTLTSVAKNKRNNRLAEQTLHELELLAVMARQQGLAYPREELERLWEIVLLNQFHDILPGTSIGFVYEDSDREYADFFAAATAMTARLGGTLAPTGGHAVLNATSRKRDDLLILPNHVTAATFGGEVVAAQVIILADGTTASALPVTDIGGLTVLPIVLGGQSATLPPSALTVSPTGLENTVLRAEFNALGQLVSLFDKQRNREAILPGKVGNALVAHQDIPIDYDAWDIDDYVEDKSWPVDRLVSAEVVETGPYRAAIRFEWTYERSRIVQVVSLIEGAAQLEFDTHVDWHEQQTLLKVGFPLAIRSDVSRAETQFGHLTRPTHANTSWDKARFETSMHRWVDISEAGFGVAALNDCKYGYDAKGSTLRLTLVKSPVFPWPQADQGEHRFRYALLLHGGDLQAVHNAATAFNAPLRLLVGTGTGWTAAPVATLDSDQVTIETVKAAETGEGVVLRLWENQGRATTVALTLPSAARISETDLFESELSLLADGGTEVTIAFRPFQIRSLLVR; encoded by the coding sequence ATGCCGCGCATCGCCAAGCTTGATCGACTGCTCGCCGTCCTGCGCGAGCGCGTATTTCTGCCGAGCGGAACGTTCGTGCCGCTGCGCTACCGGCCTGCCGGAAATGACGAACGGTCCAGCGTCGTACGGCAGGGCCAAGACGATTGGTCAGCTGTCGACGACAGCCTCGTCTGGGGCGAACCGGACGGCTATTATTGGTTCGGTGGCCAGGTCACCATACCCGAGAGCCTAGCCGGGCAATCGGTATTCTGCCGCGTCCACGCACAGTTCGGTTCGGTGATGGGTCGCAGCGACCCGCAGCTGCTGGTGCGGATCAATGGACGGATCGCACAGGGTGGCGACGGCAATCACCGCGAGTTCCGGCTGGCCGCGGCGGCGCAGCCCGGTCAGCAATACGATATCCTTGTCGAGGCTGGGACCATCGAAAACCGGCGCCAGCTTGGCTTTGCCATAGAGCTGGTGCAGCACGACCGACTGGCAGAGACGGTCTATTACGATCTCAAGGTGCCGCTCGACGTGGCGCGGCTGCTCAAGGCCGACGACGCCCGCCGCGCCCGCCTGCTGCGCCATATCGACGAGGCCATCGACCTGATCGATTTCCGGCCCGGCCATCCCGAGCGTTTTTCTGCCAGCCTGCGAGAAGCACAGGCGCGAGCCGACGCCCTCTATGCGGAGGCCGATGCCGACGCGATGCCCGAAATCGTCGCAACCGGTCACACCCATATCGACGTCGCCTGGCTCTGGCGTGTACGCGAAACGCGCCAGAAAATGGCACGCTCCATGGCCAATGCGCTGGCCTTGATGGACGAGTATGACGACTACCGCTTCATGTATAATCAGGGCGTGCTGCTCGACTATCTCGAGCAGGACTATCCCGAACTGTTCGAGCGGATCGGCGGCCAGGTCGAGGCCGGTCGCTTCGAGATTGAGGGCGCGCTGTGGCTCGAGCCTGATGTGGTCATCGCCTCCGGCGAGAGCCTGGTCCGTCACATCACCAAGGGCGTGCGCTACCATCAGTCCAAGTTCGGCGTGACGCCACACATCGTCTGGCTGCCCGATACCTTTGGCTACACGGCGGCCCTGCCGCAGCTGATGGCGCTGTCCGGGCTCGACATGTTCATCACCCACAAGATGAGCTGGAACGATACCAACCGGATGCCGCACGAAATCTTCTTCTGGCAGGGGCTGGATGGCACGCGGGTGCCGGCCTATTTCCTCACGACGCAGCGCTACGAATCTGACTCGATCAACACGACCTACTGTCCTGACCTGGTTCCCAGCCATGTGATGGGCACCTGGAAACGCTTCAGCCAGCAGGGCCTGCATGATGAGCTGTTTCTGGTCTATGGCCATGGCGACGGCGGCGGCGGACCGACACGCGGCATGCTGGAAAATGTGCGCCGGATGGAGCGCGGCATTCCCGGCTGCCCCAAGATCAAGCACGAGCCGATGGGACCCTATTTCCGGCGGCTGGCCGACCGCATGCAGCGCGAGCCAGAGGCTTTCCCGAGCTGGGTTGGCGAGCTCTATCTCGAATACCACCGGGGCACGCTGACCTCTGTCGCCAAGAACAAGCGCAACAATCGCCTCGCCGAGCAGACGCTGCACGAGCTCGAACTGCTCGCGGTCATGGCGCGCCAGCAGGGCCTCGCCTATCCCCGCGAGGAACTGGAGCGGCTGTGGGAAATCGTGCTGCTCAACCAGTTCCACGACATCCTCCCGGGCACCTCGATCGGCTTCGTCTACGAGGACAGCGACCGCGAGTATGCTGATTTCTTTGCGGCAGCCACGGCAATGACCGCACGACTGGGGGGCACGCTGGCGCCTACGGGCGGACATGCCGTCCTCAACGCCACGAGCCGCAAGCGCGATGATCTGTTGATCCTGCCAAACCACGTCACCGCCGCGACGTTTGGCGGAGAGGTCGTTGCGGCACAGGTCATCATCCTCGCAGATGGCACGACAGCATCGGCCCTGCCGGTCACCGATATCGGAGGGCTGACGGTCCTGCCGATTGTGCTTGGTGGCCAGTCGGCCACGCTGCCGCCGTCCGCGCTCACCGTGTCGCCGACCGGGCTTGAGAACACGGTTCTGCGCGCTGAGTTCAATGCGCTGGGGCAGTTGGTGTCGCTCTTCGACAAGCAGCGAAATCGCGAGGCCATCCTTCCCGGCAAGGTCGGAAATGCCCTGGTCGCTCACCAGGACATCCCGATCGACTATGACGCCTGGGACATTGACGACTATGTCGAGGACAAGAGCTGGCCAGTGGATCGGCTGGTCAGCGCTGAAGTCGTGGAAACCGGGCCCTATCGCGCCGCCATCCGCTTCGAATGGACCTATGAGCGTTCCCGTATCGTGCAGGTGGTATCGCTGATCGAGGGCGCGGCGCAGCTTGAGTTCGACACGCATGTCGATTGGCACGAGCAGCAGACGCTGCTCAAGGTTGGGTTCCCGCTCGCGATCCGCAGCGATGTCAGCCGCGCCGAAACCCAGTTCGGCCACCTCACGCGCCCCACTCATGCCAATACCAGCTGGGACAAGGCCCGCTTCGAGACCTCGATGCATCGCTGGGTCGATATCAGCGAGGCGGGCTTTGGCGTCGCCGCGCTCAATGACTGCAAGTATGGTTATGACGCCAAGGGCAGCACGCTGCGGCTGACGTTGGTCAAGTCGCCGGTTTTTCCGTGGCCGCAAGCCGATCAGGGCGAGCATCGCTTCCGCTATGCACTGCTGCTGCATGGCGGCGACTTGCAGGCTGTCCACAATGCCGCCACGGCCTTCAACGCCCCGCTGCGCCTGTTGGTGGGAACTGGCACTGGCTGGACCGCTGCACCAGTCGCCACGCTCGACAGCGACCAGGTGACCATCGAAACGGTCAAGGCGGCGGAGACGGGCGAGGGTGTGGTGCTGCGGCTTTGGGAGAACCAGGGCAGGGCGACGACCGTCGCGCTGACCCTGCCGAGCGCTGCACGGATCAGTGAGACGGACCTATTCGAAAGCGAATTGTCGTTGCTTGCCGACGGAGGCACCGAAGTTACGATCGCCTTCCGCCCGTTCCAGATCAGATCGCTGCTTGTCCGCTGA
- a CDS encoding CehA/McbA family metallohydrolase translates to MIPALPDSLPPPASRTVGQWLKGDWHMHCRHSTDSTNNPQSRIIGFAERMGFDYLVITDHDVHVQGSVAQHTWADPEYRSDSLLLFYGAELTAPRGHVNVLSPEPYDHQRVFDARNARDWDLLQLKQELGIHWSANHPNHKNHYGFSWDLADSVEIWNTSIWPKNIISVRMWDDQLLSGRMLGARGGSDAHHGIPEDPALIVPQTIEGSANYVGTPTTWIFATARTKEAILVALESGRASVSSNPYNPRVEFYADPDGTGQFAMMMGDNVKPDGTPVTFEVRLVGGGIAGAAYKVRVIKNREEFATLVTDAASRSVRFTDTPRSDQRSYYRVEVEGPQAPYPEVPNSMARSQNMVALSNPLYFNYDPSF, encoded by the coding sequence ATGATTCCCGCTCTGCCCGACAGCCTGCCGCCGCCCGCCTCACGGACTGTGGGGCAGTGGCTCAAGGGCGACTGGCACATGCATTGCCGGCACAGCACCGATTCCACCAACAATCCGCAATCCCGGATAATCGGCTTTGCCGAGCGCATGGGGTTCGACTATCTCGTCATCACCGACCATGATGTGCATGTCCAAGGTTCGGTGGCGCAGCATACCTGGGCCGATCCGGAATACCGATCGGACTCGCTGCTGCTGTTCTATGGCGCAGAACTGACGGCGCCGCGTGGCCACGTCAACGTCCTCTCGCCTGAGCCCTACGATCACCAGCGCGTCTTCGATGCCCGCAATGCCCGCGACTGGGACCTGCTGCAACTCAAGCAGGAGCTCGGCATACACTGGTCCGCCAATCACCCCAACCACAAGAACCACTACGGCTTCTCGTGGGACCTCGCTGATTCCGTCGAGATATGGAACACCAGCATCTGGCCCAAGAACATCATCAGCGTCCGCATGTGGGACGATCAGCTGCTCTCGGGCCGCATGTTGGGCGCACGCGGTGGCAGCGATGCCCATCACGGCATCCCCGAAGATCCCGCTCTGATCGTGCCGCAGACCATCGAGGGCTCGGCCAACTATGTCGGCACGCCAACGACCTGGATTTTCGCCACGGCCCGGACCAAGGAAGCAATTCTGGTCGCGCTCGAAAGTGGTCGCGCCTCGGTCAGCTCCAATCCGTACAATCCCCGCGTCGAATTCTACGCCGATCCGGACGGCACCGGGCAGTTCGCCATGATGATGGGCGACAATGTGAAGCCCGATGGCACGCCGGTGACCTTTGAAGTGCGGCTGGTCGGAGGCGGCATTGCCGGAGCCGCCTACAAGGTCCGCGTCATCAAGAATCGTGAGGAATTCGCCACGCTCGTCACCGATGCCGCGAGCCGATCGGTGCGTTTCACCGATACGCCGCGATCCGACCAACGCAGCTACTATCGGGTCGAGGTGGAGGGTCCGCAGGCGCCCTATCCGGAGGTGCCCAATTCCATGGCGCGGAGTCAGAACATGGTGGCTTTGTCCAATCCGCTCTATTTCAACTACGATCCCAGCTTCTAG
- a CDS encoding MerR family transcriptional regulator, whose amino-acid sequence MEFPIGELSRRTAVKVPTIRYYEQIGLLPEAPRTEGNRRLYGKSEVDRLNFIRHSRELGFEIEDIRGLLAMAAQPQSSCHQVDSIANNHLAEIDRRIASLTALKAELSRMIDECGHGRVCDCRIIEALADHGQCRSEH is encoded by the coding sequence ATGGAATTTCCGATCGGCGAGCTGTCGCGCCGGACCGCGGTCAAGGTGCCGACGATCCGTTACTACGAGCAGATCGGTTTGCTTCCGGAGGCGCCTCGCACCGAAGGAAACCGCCGGCTCTACGGGAAATCCGAGGTTGACCGCCTCAACTTCATCCGCCATTCGCGCGAGCTTGGTTTCGAAATTGAAGACATCCGCGGACTGTTGGCTATGGCAGCGCAGCCGCAATCGTCCTGTCACCAGGTCGACAGCATCGCCAACAATCACCTCGCCGAGATCGATCGTCGCATCGCCAGCCTGACGGCACTCAAAGCCGAGCTCTCTCGGATGATTGACGAGTGTGGCCATGGGCGCGTTTGCGACTGCCGCATCATTGAGGCTCTGGCAGATCACGGCCAATGTCGATCGGAACATTGA